The following are from one region of the Salvia hispanica cultivar TCC Black 2014 chromosome 1, UniMelb_Shisp_WGS_1.0, whole genome shotgun sequence genome:
- the LOC125187647 gene encoding transcription factor TCP2-like: MEDRLGYDQPRKAVEWLLATAASSIAELPPINSPFPAAVGGSNSFETSIARSEKALLSGGKDASDENSNSEAAKLAVASGKRSSEAEGAVVVEALMRERKRAREEDMVAPSLR, encoded by the exons ATGGAG GACCGATTAGGCTACGATCAGCCGAGGAAGGCGGTGGAGTGGCTGCTCGCGACAGCAGCTAGCTCGATTGCAGAGCTGCCGCCGATCAATTCTCCCTTTCCGGCGGCGGTCGGTGGTAGCAACAGCTTCGAGACCTCGATTGCCAGATCTGAGAAGGCG CTATTGAGCGGAGGCAAGGATGCATCCGATGAGAATTCCAACAGCGAAGCGGCCAAGCTGGCGGTGGCAAGTGGGAAGCGAAGTAGCGAGGCGGAGGGAGCGGTGGTCGTAGAAGCACTGATgagggagagaaagagagcTAGAGAAGAGGATATGGTGGCGCCTTCTCTACGATGA
- the LOC125212632 gene encoding uncharacterized protein LOC125212632, which translates to MERLLNQYDKEYMKMAMLKHEETFREQVYELHRLYRIQKMLMKDIAKNGRDRNSPATYNGPGSKAERAVESVGKCEFDDLELTLGPRSFYEKKSGPSLSSSSTSKGVRSPGLKWGPETTVSHQPWLFQALSLNMT; encoded by the exons ATGGAGAGGCTTCTGAATCAGTACGACAAGGAATACATGAAAATGGCCATGCTCAAGCACGAGGAAACATTTCGAGAGCAG GTTTACGAGCTCCATCGCTTGTATCGGATACAGAAAATGTTGATGAAAGACATTGCCAAAAACGGGCGGGATAGGAATAGCCCGGCTACTTATAACGGGCCGGGGTCTAAGGCGGAACGAGCCGTGGAGTCAgttggaaaatgtgaatttgatGATCTGGAGCTGACTTTGGGGCCGAGAAGCTTCTACGAGAAGAAGTCAGGGCCAAGCTTATCTTCATCGTCGACAAGCAAGGGGGTGAGAAGCCCGGGATTAAAATGGGGGCCCGAGACTACAGTTTCCCACCAGCCTTGGCTATTTCAGGCCCTCAGCCTAAATATGAcgtaa
- the LOC125187656 gene encoding uncharacterized protein LOC125187656, translating to MESVANNEGMYIPVCDDALKPMIDGKSRGYEVYQFVEYHNHLMVADEHRHFMMANRNLDPIHRRFMEDCGRCNIGPTLTFKLLKEIMGGPENVGCDIIDIRNGYRDIMSNIDGSDAQMIFDYMRSQKKSSDAFYYEIEIGSHGKLTRLFWADAISRRNYHMFGDVISFDSTYNTNSIADNILQCTIYNIAVLLIANLSDKLKWHKKRTTSQAQAEEEFERNSRREIHEEEAETNTSHQNMNEEEAETQGVKALNEAGIVCECHGYLNLKQKKDIIEMGFGTHLNFKMNYIPRRGEKEGTNRCGEDGCGLPQTVTNE from the exons GTATGTACATTCCTGTTTGTGATGATGCTTTGAAGCCAATGATTG ATGGCAAGAGCAGAGGATATGAGGTTTATCAGTTTGTTGAGTATCATAATCACTTAATGGTTGCGGATGAGCATAGGCATTTTATGATGGCCAATCGCAATCTGGATCCTATCCATCGGAGGTTTATGGAGGATTGTGGCAGGTGTAATATTGGTCCCACTCTCACATTCAAACTTTTGAAGGAGATAATGGGTGGACCTGAAAATGTTGGATgtgatattattgatattagaAATGGTTATCGTGATATTATGTCCAATATTGATGGTTCAGATGCTCAAATGATTTTTGATTATATGCGTTCTCAAAAGAAATCATCTGATGCCTTCTattatgaaattgagataGGATCTCATGGAAAGTTAACTAGACTCTTCTGGGCTGATGCTATTTCAAGACGAAATTATCATATGTTTGGAGATGTAATTTCATTTGACTCAACATACAACACTAACAG TATTGCTGATAATATTTTGCAGTGCACCatttacaatattgcagtattgTTGATCGCCAATT TGtcagataaattaaaatggcaCAAAAAAAGAACAACATCACAGGCACAGGCAGAAGAAGAGTTTGAACGAAACTCTAGAAGGGAGATACATGAAGAAGAAGCTGAAACCAACACTAGTcatcaaaatatgaatgagGAGGAAGCTGAAACACAG ggGGTGAAGGCCCTGAACGAAGCCGGAATTGTTTGCGAATGTCATGGATACTTAAACttgaagcagaagaaggatATTATAGAAATGGGCTTTGGTACCCATCTCAACTTCAAAATGAACTACATACCTCGAAGAGGGGAAAAAGAAGGGACCAATAGATGTGGAGAAGATGGTTGTGGACTACCACAAACCGTGACCAATGAATAA